In Felis catus isolate Fca126 chromosome A3, F.catus_Fca126_mat1.0, whole genome shotgun sequence, a single genomic region encodes these proteins:
- the SULT6B1 gene encoding sulfotransferase 6B1, with protein sequence MANKSKFIDYIDEALEKSKETALSRLFFTHQGIPYPTTMCTSETFQALDTFEARSNDIVLASYPKCGSNWILHIISELIFAESNKKYEYPEFPILECGDPEKYQRMKQFPSPRILATHLHYDKLPGSIFKNKAKILVIFRNPKDTAVSFFHFHNDVPDIPSYGSWDEFFRQFMKGQVSWGSYFDFAINWNKHLDDENVKFILYEDLKKNLTAGIKQIAEFFGFSLTGEQIQTISAQSTFQAMRAKSQETHGAVGPFLFRKGEVGDWKNLFSETQNQEMDEKFKQCLAGTSLGAKLKYESYCHP encoded by the exons ATGGCCAACAAGTCGAAATTTATTGACTACATTGATGAAGCTctggaaaaatcaaaagaaactgCACTTTCTCGCTTGTTTTTCACCCACCAGGGGATTCCGTACCCCACCACCATGTGCACTTCAGAAACTTTCCAGGCCTTGGACACCTTTGAAGCCAGAAGCAATGACATAGTGCTTGCATCTTATCCAAAGTGTG GTTCAAATTGGATTCTACATATCATTAGTGAGTTAATATTTGCTGAATCTAACAAAAAGTATGAATATCCAGAATTTCCAATTCTTGAATGTGGGGACCCAGAAAAATATCAG agaatgaaacAGTTTCCATCCCCAAGGATTCTGGCAACTCATCTCCATTATGACAAATTACCTGGGTCCATCTTCAAGAATAAAGCCAAG attttggtgATATTTCGAAACCCTAAAGATACGGcagtatcttttttccatttccacaACGATGTCCCTGATATTCCAAGCTATGGCTCCTGGGATGAATTCTTCAGACAGTTCATGAAAGGCCAAG tttcctgGGGAAGCTATTTTGATTTTGCCATTAACTGGAACAAACATCTTGATGATGAAAATGTTAAGTTCATATTATATGAAGACCTGAAAAAG AACCTGACCGCTGGAATAAAACAAATTGCTGagttctttggattctctttaACTGGGGAGCAGATCCAAACCATCTCAGCCCAGAGTACCTTCCAAGCAATGCGAGCAAAGTCCCAGGAAACACACGGTGCCGTTGGGCCCTTCCTGTTCCGCAAAG gTGAAGTTGGTGATTGGAAAAATTTGTTCAGTGAGACTCAGAACCAGGAAATGGATGAAAAATTCAAACAGTGCTTGGCAGGCACTTCCCTAGGAGCAAAGTTGAAGTATGAATCCTACTGCCACCCTTGA